From the genome of Nocardia mangyaensis:
TGAGCCGCTCGATCACGATGCCCGCCGCGTCACCCTCGGTGAGGAACAGCGTCGGCCCGGCGGGCAGGTGCGGGTTCTCGGCCAGCAGGGCCATGATGATCCACGTCTTGGCGCCGTCGGCACCGGTGATCAGCCACTTGCGTCCGTTGAGCACGAAGTTCTCACCGTCGAACACGGCTTCGGTGCTGAGCTGGCCGGGATCCGAACCCGCCCCACCGGGTTCGGTCATGGCGAACACCGAGCGCTGTTCGCCACGGATCACCGGCATCAGGTACTGATCGACCTGGTCCGGGTCGGCGATCTTGCCGAGCAGGAACATGTTGCCTTCGTCGGGCGCGGCGCAGTTCATCGCGACCGGCCCCAGCGTCGACCAGCCCGCGGCCTCGTAGACCAGCGCCTGCTCGAGATGGCTGAGCCCGAGACCGCCGTATTCCACGGGTGCCTGTACGGTCAGCAACTTCTCGGCGCGGGCCAGTTCGACGAGTTCGGCGCGCAGGTCGTCGGTCGGCCCGTGTGCGGTGAGCCGGGGATCGCGCTCGAACGGCACGATCTGCTCGGTGACGAAGTGGCGGACCCGATCGCGCAGCGCCGCGAGATCGTCGGGCACGGAGAAATCGATCATGGGTTGCATTGTGCGCGGCGCCACCGGCGGCCCGTGGCCGTTTGGGCGGGTCGGGTCAGCGCGCGGGCGCGAGTTGGCGTTGCCGGTGGCCGACGACCCGGCACACCAGGTAGATGGTGAACGAGATCGCGGTGACGAAGGTCGACACCGGAACGCCCGGTGCGAGCGAGAGCAGCAGCCCGCCCACCGCGGCCACCTCGGCGAAGATCACCGACAGCACGGTCGCCCGCATCGGGCTCGAGGTGACCTGCGCGGCCGCCGCTGCCGGGGTGATCAGCAGCGCGAGTACCAGCAGCGCGCCGACGATCTGCACGCCGAAGGCGGCGGTGATGCCCAGCAGCACGGCGAAGACCACCGACAGCGCCCGCACCGGCACCCCGCGCGCGATCGCGACCTCGGGATCGGCGCTGGCGAACAGCAGCGGCCGATACACCACCGACAGCACGGCGAGCACCAGCGCGGTGCAGGTGAGCAGCAGCGCGAGCCCGTCGTAGCCGACGCTGGCGACCTGCCCGGTGAGCAGCGAGAACTTCGACCCCGCGCGGTCGGGAGCCAGCCAGAGGAACAGCACCGACAGGCCCAGCCCGAACGAGAGCACCACCGCGATCACCGAATCACGTTCGCGCGCACGGGAACCCAGCCAGCCGAAGAGTACGGCGGCGACCACCGAGCCGGCGATCGCGCCGAACCCGATCCCGACGCCGAGCAGCAGCGCGGCCGACGCGCCGGTCAGCGACAACTCGCTGGTGCCGTGCACGGCGAACGACATCTGCCGCATCACGATCAGCGGCCCGATCAGCCCGGCCAGCAGGCCGAGCAGGGCGCTGGCCAGCAGCGCCTGCTGGACGAAGTCGTAGCCGAGCAGATCGATGGTGATGCCGAAGTCGAACATCTGCCCGAAGACCCTGGTGAGCTTGTCCATCAGGCCGTCCCGCCGAGCGCGTCCATGTCGTCGCCGGTGCCGACCACCACCAGGCGCCCGCGCACCCGCAGCACCTCGACCTCGGTGTTGTAGAGCTCCGAGAGCGTCTCCGAGGTCATCACCTCGTCGGGTGTGCCGATCCGGAACTCGCCGTCGACCAAGTAGAGGACCCGGTCGACCAGCGGCAGGATCGGGTTGATCTCGTGCGTCACGAACAGCACCGCGGTGTCGTGTTCCCGGCGCCGCCGGTCGACCAGTTCGGCGACGAGGCGCTGATTGGCCAGATCGAGGCTGAGCAGAGGCTCGTCGCACAGCAGCACCGACGGATCACCGACCAGCGCCTGGGCGACCCGCAGCCGCTGCTGCTCACCGCCGGAGAGGGTGTCCAGCGGCGCGTGCGCGAAGCGCCGCGCCCCGACCGCGTCGATGGCCGCCTCGACCCTGCGCGCGCGTTCGCCGCGGCGTCGCCAGCCCAGGCCCCACCGATGCCCGTCGACCCCGAGGCCGACCAGATCGACCCCGCGCATCTGCACGCCGGCATCGATCGTCTTCTGCTGCGGTACGTAACCGATGCCGGAATTGCCGACGCTGGCCTGCTCGCCCGCGACCTGGGCTGTGCCGGAACTGAGGTCGAGCCTGCCGAGCAGCACCCGCAGCAGCGAGGTCTTGCCGGAGCCGTTGGGGCCGAGGACCGCGATGAACTCGCCCGGTGTCACGTCGAGGTCGAGGTCGCGCCACAGGACGCGCTCGCCGAACGACAGCGTGGCCGCGCGCAGGCGGATCGCCGCGTCGGCGGTGTCGGCCTGCGCGCGGACCGTGGTGGTGGTCTCGGACAGCGCTGCTCCTTCGGTCATCGGCCCCGGCATGGTCAGTTCAGTGCTGCGGCGAGCGCTTCGGCATTGGCGGTCTGCCACTGCACGTAGTCGACGCCCTCGGGCAGGGTCTCGGTCAGCTCGACGATCGCGATGCCCGCGTTCTCCGCGGCGGCCCGCAGGTCCTGGGTGATCTTGTCCTGGGTCTGGGTGTTGTAGATCACGGCCTTCACCTGGTTGCCGGTGATCAGGTCGCGGGTGGCGGCCACGGCGGCGGGCGAGGGGTCGGTCTCCTGCTCGATCGCTTCCTGGAACTCGTGCGGTGTCTTGTCCTGCACGGTCGCGGCCAGCAGCAGGTAGTGCGCCAGCGGCTCGGACTGGGCGACGGGCGCGTTCGGGTGCTGGGTGGCGATGGTGCCGGTGATGGCGCTGATGCCCATCAGCTGATTCTTGAAAGCGACCGCGCGGTCGGTGTAGCCGCCCGCGTTGGTGGCGTCGATCTCGCCGAGTTCGGCGGCGATCCGGTCGGCGACCGCGGCGACGGTGGTGACGTCGTACCAGACGTGCTCGTTCTCGTCGCTCTTGTCCGAGCGCTCCTCGAAGGCTTCGACGGTGCGCTTGTCCTTGCCCGAGATGGCCTTCTCGATGAACTCGTCGTAGTGGCCGCCGTTGAACACGACCAGGTCGGCATCGCTGATCTTGGCGGTGTCGGAGGCCGTGGTCTCGAACGAGTGCGGGTCGGCGGCGGGGTCGCTGATGATCGAGGTCACCTCGATGTCCGGGCCCGCGACCGCGGTGGCGATGGAGCCCCACACATTGGTCGAGGCGACGATCGAGAGACCGTCCTGATCGTCGGAGCCGCTACCGCAGGCGGTGAGGACGACCGCGGTCACCACTCCTGCCGTGAGACCGGCACAAATGCGGG
Proteins encoded in this window:
- a CDS encoding acyl-CoA dehydrogenase family protein, which encodes MIDFSVPDDLAALRDRVRHFVTEQIVPFERDPRLTAHGPTDDLRAELVELARAEKLLTVQAPVEYGGLGLSHLEQALVYEAAGWSTLGPVAMNCAAPDEGNMFLLGKIADPDQVDQYLMPVIRGEQRSVFAMTEPGGAGSDPGQLSTEAVFDGENFVLNGRKWLITGADGAKTWIIMALLAENPHLPAGPTLFLTEGDAAGIVIERLMNTMDRNYVGGHAVVRFDNLTLPASAVLGRTGQALRYAQLRLAPARLTHCMRWLGAAERAQSIAIDYARTRTAFGKPIGEHEGVSFMLADNEVALHQCRLTIWHSCWLMDQGHQARHESSMAKSYVSEELFKVTDRCVQVLGGIGISDETVVEMLFRDMRAFRLYDGPTEVHKYAIGRHLLRE
- a CDS encoding metal ABC transporter permease produces the protein MDKLTRVFGQMFDFGITIDLLGYDFVQQALLASALLGLLAGLIGPLIVMRQMSFAVHGTSELSLTGASAALLLGVGIGFGAIAGSVVAAVLFGWLGSRARERDSVIAVVLSFGLGLSVLFLWLAPDRAGSKFSLLTGQVASVGYDGLALLLTCTALVLAVLSVVYRPLLFASADPEVAIARGVPVRALSVVFAVLLGITAAFGVQIVGALLVLALLITPAAAAAQVTSSPMRATVLSVIFAEVAAVGGLLLSLAPGVPVSTFVTAISFTIYLVCRVVGHRQRQLAPAR
- a CDS encoding metal ABC transporter ATP-binding protein, translated to MTMPGPMTEGAALSETTTTVRAQADTADAAIRLRAATLSFGERVLWRDLDLDVTPGEFIAVLGPNGSGKTSLLRVLLGRLDLSSGTAQVAGEQASVGNSGIGYVPQQKTIDAGVQMRGVDLVGLGVDGHRWGLGWRRRGERARRVEAAIDAVGARRFAHAPLDTLSGGEQQRLRVAQALVGDPSVLLCDEPLLSLDLANQRLVAELVDRRRREHDTAVLFVTHEINPILPLVDRVLYLVDGEFRIGTPDEVMTSETLSELYNTEVEVLRVRGRLVVVGTGDDMDALGGTA
- a CDS encoding metal ABC transporter solute-binding protein, Zn/Mn family — translated: MNTRFARICAGLTAGVVTAVVLTACGSGSDDQDGLSIVASTNVWGSIATAVAGPDIEVTSIISDPAADPHSFETTASDTAKISDADLVVFNGGHYDEFIEKAISGKDKRTVEAFEERSDKSDENEHVWYDVTTVAAVADRIAAELGEIDATNAGGYTDRAVAFKNQLMGISAITGTIATQHPNAPVAQSEPLAHYLLLAATVQDKTPHEFQEAIEQETDPSPAAVAATRDLITGNQVKAVIYNTQTQDKITQDLRAAAENAGIAIVELTETLPEGVDYVQWQTANAEALAAALN